The sequence below is a genomic window from Mesorhizobium shangrilense.
TTCGGCAAGCCGGCCATCATCATGCCCTATGTCTGGGATGGCCACGACAACGCCACCCGCGTCGAGGAAACCGGCCACGGCTTCGGCATGCCGCGCTACGACTGGAGCGATGCCGAGCTGGTGGCCAGGATCGAAGCCTGCCTGACGGACCCGAAGATGAAGGCCAAGCTGGCGAAGACATCGGCACAGATGCGCGCGCAGAACGGCCCGGAGAAGGCGGCGGGTTTGCTGGAGACGCTGCTGTGATCGAGTTGGTAGGCATGGCATTCCTTCGCGCGCCCCTCTGTCCTGCCGGACATCTCCCCCACTTGGGGGGGAGATCGGATGTCGCGACCGCCTTCGCCAATTTTCAACGCAGAAGAATGGGCGCCGAAGCCGAAACTGCCAATCTCCCCCCAAGTGGGGGAGATGTCCGGCAAAACAGAGGGGGGCGCCGTAGAGCGAAGCCTTATCAACCGTCACACCATCAGAGCCTCAGCATGACCTCTTCCGCCCCGCATCTCCACCAGGCCTCCACCCGCACTGACCTCGTCGACTGGGGCGTCCAGCCGGATGCACTGGAAGGCGCTTCGCATTCCACCGGCAAACTCGTGCACAAGGGACCGAACAACCAGCCGGAATCGGGTATCTGGGTGTGCACGCCCGGCCGCTGGCGGCTCTCGATCCCGCGCGATGAACTGTGTCATTTCGTTGCCGGCCGGGCGACCTACCGGTCGGATGTCGGCGAGGTGATAGAAGTTTCCACCGGAACCGTGGTCATGTTCCCCGCCGGCTGGACGGGCGAATGCACGGTGCATGAGAGCATGCGCAACGTCTACATGCTGGCCTGAGAGCATGATCCCGAAAAGTGGGAACCGGTTTTCGGACAAGATCATGCTCAAGCAGGACCACACCAACGGAGCTACACGACATGTCGACACCACACTGGCCGAAAGCCTCGGCCATGGAACTGGAGGATTGGGGCGCGGGCAGCAACACGCTCGCTGGCTCACCGCGCGCCTCGGGCAAGATCCTGTTCCAGCATCCCGACGGATCGAGCGAATGCGGCCTGTGGTCGTGCACGCCGGGCACGCGCAAGGTCACCTTCCAAGCCGACGAGTTCTGCCATTTCCTGTCGGGACGCGGCAGCTATGTCCACGACAATGGCGAGCAGATCCCGGTCGAGGCCGGCACGCTCGTCTTCTTCCCCGCCGGCTGGACCGGCACCTCCATAATCACCGAAACGCTGACCAAGGCCTTCATGTGCCGGTGAGCACTTTTCCAAGGAAATCCATATGACCACGCCGATCATGCAATCGCCGCTCGCCATCACCGACCTCGTCGACTGGGGCGTCATCCCCACCATGATCGAGGGCCAGTCCCACACCTCGGGCAAACTGCTGCACAAAGGCTCGGAAGGCCGTTCCGAATGCGGCCTGTGGGTCTGCACGCCGGGCAAGTGGCACTGCCATGTCACCCGCGACGAATTCTGCCACTTCCTCGAAGGCCGCTGCACCTATGTGCATGAATCCGGCGAAGTGATCGAGATCGAGCCGGACACGGCGGCGTTCTTCCCGCAGGACTGGAAGGGCGTCTGCACCGTCCATGAGACCATCAAGAAGGTCTACATGATCCGCTGATCGGATCTGAGAGGATATCCATGCACTTCTCCCCTGACCGGCCGACCTTCTTCGTCAATCCGGACTACCGGCCGATGGCCTGCGCAAACAAACTGGTGGTCGATCCGGCGACGCTGGAAACCGTCGGCGCGATCGCATCGGCCAGCGACGGTGAGATCGACGCCGTGCTCACCGCGGCGATCAAGGCACAGGTCGCCTGGAAAAAGCTCGACGCCAAGAGCCGGGCAAAACAGCTCCATGCCGTCGCCAACGCGATCGAGGCAGCGGACTTCACACGTTGCGCCGAACTGATGGTGCGCGAGATGGGCAAGCCCTACCCGGAAGCTATCGGCGAGATCGCCAATTGCGCGCCGATCTTCCGCTACTATGCCGAAATGGCGCGTGACGATGCCGGCAAGGTCGCCGGCACGACGCAGGCCGGTTCGTTCCAGTATGCGCGCTACGAGCCCTATGGCGTCTCCGTCCACATCATGCCCTACAATTTTCCGATCCTGTTGATGTGCTGGACCGTCGCGGCCTCGCTTGCCGCCGGCAATGCCTGCATCATCAAGCCGGCGGAGGCGACGACGCTGTCGACGCTCGACTACATGAGCGTGTTCCGCTCGCTGCCGGAAGGGCTGGTCTCCTGCCTCCCCGGCGGCGCGGCGACGGCACAGGCACTGATCACCTCCGATCGCACCCATGCGGTTGCCTTCACCGGCTCTGTCGCCGCCGGCAAGGCGGTGGCGGTGGCCTGCGCCGAACGGATGAAGCCTTGCGTCATCGAGGCTGGCGGCAGCGATCCGCTGATCATCAGCCAACACGCCCCGCTCGACGTCGCTGCCGCTGGCAGCGTCACCGCCGCCTTCCACCTCACCGGCCAGGTTTGCACCTCGGCCGAGCGCTTCTTCGTGGTTGATTCGGTGCATGATCCCTTCGTCGAACTGTTCGCGGCGAGGACACGCGCGCTGCGCATCGGCAACGGCATGGACAAGACCGAGATCGGCCCGCTGGTCAGCGAGGCGGCGCGAGCCAAGGTGATGCGGCTGGTCGACGACGCGGTGCGCGATGGCGCCGTTACGGTCACCGGTGGGCGCATCCCGCCGGCACACGCCACCGGCTGGTTCTACGAACCGACCATCCTGACTGGCGTGACCCCTGACATGGCGATCGTGCGCGAAGAGTGCTTCGGGCCGGTCGCCGCCATCTGCCGTGTCAGGGATTTCGACGAGGCGATCCGACTTGCCAATGACAGCCCGTTCGGGCTCGGCGCCTCCGTCTTCACCACGGATCTCGCCGAAGCGCATGAGGCGGCCGAACGCCTCGAGGCCGGCATGGTCTGGGTCAACAACCCACTGATCGACAATGACGCCCTGCCCTTCGGCGGCTGGAAGGCATCAGGCCTCGGCCGCGAACTCGGCCGCCAGGGGCTCGACGCGTTCCGACGCTCGAAAATGGTCATCATCGACCACAGACCGGCGATCCAGGAATGGTGGTATCCCTACCCCGACAGCTGGTTTCGCGAAACCGGCGGCCGCAAGCACGTTTAATTCGCTCCGAGGAGCGGCGCGGTCGCGCCGCTCGCCAAAGCCTTAGGCCTTGATCGCTTCGACCAACGCGCGTGAGACGGAAGCGATCGCTGCGTTGCGCTTTGCCAGCACCTCTTTCGTGCCTGTCAGGTAGACCGACATCACAATCGGATTGCCGGACGCCGGCCAGATGACGGCTGCATCATTGGTGCTGCCACGGTCGCCCGTGCCGGTCTTGTCTCCGCACTTCCATCCCTGAGGCAACCCAGCCCTTATGCGCTCGCCGCCGGTCTTGTTGGCCACCAGCCATTCGACAAGCTGCGCCCGGCTTTTCTGCGAGAGGCTGTCGGCGAGGGTAAGTCGCTCGACCGTCTCGGCCATGGCGGCGGGAGAGGTCGTGTCGCGCTCGTCGCCCGGCAGCGATTCGTTCAGATCCGGCTCGATCCGGTCCAATCTGGTCACCTTGTCGCCTAGGGAACGCAGATAGGCCGTCAGCGCAGCCGGTCCGCCAAAGGACTCCAGCATCAGATTGCCGGCACCATTGTCACTGACCGTGACCGCGGCTTCGCAGATCTCCGCCACCGTCATCTCGCCGCCGGCATGGTTCTTCGTCACCGGCGAATTCGCGACCACGGCAGTGCGCGGGACCTTGACGCGGCGGTCCAGCTGCTCGATGCCGCCATCGACACGGTGCAAGACAAGCGAGGCCGCCAGCATCTTGAAGGTGCTGCACATGGGAAACAGCTCCTTCTCGCGGTAACCGAACTGCTCGCCTGTTCCCGAAATCCGGCATGTGACGCCGAGCCGTCCACCGCTTTCCGTCTCGATCCGCCTTATTTTCGGCGTCAGCCCATCAAATTTTGTCGGGCTCGTCGCTGCCCTCGCAATCGCGCCAAGGCTGACCGGCGCCGCCAAGACCACAGCGAGACCGCCGATGAAATTGCGTCTGTTTGTCATGTCCACACTCTCTTTTGCCCGCGCCGCAGAACTGGACCAGATCCAGCGCGATCACAAACGAGTAAACATCGCCTCCGTCATAAGAAAAACTAGGGCTCGATTTCCATGAAACGGTCGCATCTTCCGCTGAACGGTCTGCGGGCTTTCGAAGCCTCTGCACGCCATCTCAGCTTCACCGGCGCCGGCCTTGAACTGCGCGTTACGCAAGCCGCCGTCAGCCATCAGGTCAAAGGGCTGGAAGAGGTCCTCGGCGTCCGGCTTTTTCGCCGATTGCCGCATGGTCTCGCCTTGAGCGAGGAGGGCGAGGCCCTGCTGCCGGTGCTGAGTGACGCCTTCAACAGGATCAGCGTCACGCTCGACCGCTTCGAGGGCGGCCGCTTCAACGACATCGTCACCATCGGCGTCGTCGGCACCTTCGCTTCCGGCTGGCTGATCCCCCGGTTGCCGCTGTTCCACAAGGCCTATCCGGACATCGAGCTGCGCATCTCGACCAACAACAACCGGGTCAATCTCGCGGCCGACGGCCTCGACTTTGCCCTCCGCTTTGGCGACGGCTCCTGGCCGGGGACCGAGAACACCCCGCTGCTGCCTGGCTCCTTCTCGCCGGCCTGTGCGCCCGACATCGCCGCGCGTCTGCGCGACCCCTCGGATCTCGCGGGTGAAACGCTGCTGTGCTCGTACAGGGAAGACGAATGGCTGCGCTGGTTCGAGGCGGCGGGGCGCCATTGCCCGCCGATCAAGGGCATTGTCTTCGATTCGTCGGTCACCATGGCCAATGCCGCCGTCCAGGGCGCCGGCGTGGCGCTGCTGCCGGTCTCGATGTTCAGCCGCGAACTCGGTTCCGGCCAGCTGGTCCAGCCCTTCGATTGCACGGTCGATGTCGGCCGCTACTGGCTGTCGGCGCGGCGCAGGCGCCAGAACTCGCAAGCGATGATCGTCTTCGCCGATTGGTTGAAGGCGGAGACGGCAGCCAGGAGTTGAACCGAGCCTCAGGCGAGCCCGAACCGCTCCACCGCCCGCATGATGCCGCGCAGTTCGGCCAGACCTTTCAGCCGGCCGATCAGCGAATAGCCGGGGTTGATCCTGGTCTTGCCGATATCGTCGGCGAGCAGGTGGCCATGGTCCGGACGCATGGGTATGCGCCAGTCGGCCCTGCCCTCCGCACGACGGCGCGTCTCCTCCTTCATCAGCGCCAGGATGACTTCAGCCATGTCGGTGGACCCCTCCAGATGCTCCGCCTCGAAGAAGGAGCCATCCTCCTCGCGCGTCACGTTGCGCAGATGCGCGAAATGGATTCTTGGGGCGAATTTCCTGATCATCGCGACAAGGTCATTGTCGGCGCGCACACCGTAGGAGCCCGTGCAGAAGGTCAGGCCGTTGGCCGGACTGTCGACCGTTTCCAGGATGAAGCGCGCGTCATCGGCGGTCGAGACGACCCGCGGCAATCCGTAGAGCGAGAAGGGCGGATCGTCTGGATGGATGCACATGCGCGCGCCGACGTCCTCGGCAACGGGAATGATTTGCTTCAGGAACCAGGCAAGGTTGGCGCGCAGCTCGGCCGGACCGATCGCCTCGTAGTCAGCCAGGGCCGCGCGCATGCCATCCCGATCGTACTTGCGTTCGGTGGCCGGAAGCCCGGCAATGAGGTTGCGCTCTATCTTGTCGATGCGCTCGTCGCTTAACGTCTTCAGCCGCGCTTCCGCCTCCTTGAGACGCGCCGGGCTGTAGTCGGCCTCGGCATTCCTCCGCTTCAGCACGAACAGATCATAGGCGGCAAAGTCGATCGCATCGAAGCGCAGGGCATAGCCGGTGGTCGGCAGCCGGTAGGCGAGATCGGTCCGGGTCCAGTCCACCACCGGCATGAAATTGTAGCAGATGGTGGCGATGCCGGCCTTTGCCAGCGCCCGGATCGTGTCCTTGTACCAGCCGACATAGCGCTCCCTTTCCGCCGAGCCGGTCTTGATCGAGTTGTGGACGGGGATGCTCTCCACCACCGACCAGTTCAGCCCGGCGGCCTCGATGACGCGCTTGCGCTCGAGTATGTCGGCGAGCGGCCAGGCGCTGCCGTCATAGATGTTGTGCAGTGCCGAAACGACACCTGTGGCTCCGGCCTGTTTGACATGATCGAGCGTGACCGGATCGTCCGGACCGTACCAGCGCCAGCATTGTTCCATGATTGTCTCTTGAGTGGTTGCGAGGAGCCATATTGTCGGACAACAATGGCGAGTCAAATCGGAGCTTCGCAATGAAGGATTTCGACGGCAAGGTTGCCCTGGTGACGGGAACGACCGGCATCGGCCTGGCAAGCGCCCGGCGTCTGGCGGCGGGCGGGGCGGCGATCCTTGCCTGCGGCATCGACAAAAGCGCCAACGCGGCCATGCAGGCCGAGCTCGATCACTCGGGCG
It includes:
- a CDS encoding cupin domain-containing protein, producing MTSSAPHLHQASTRTDLVDWGVQPDALEGASHSTGKLVHKGPNNQPESGIWVCTPGRWRLSIPRDELCHFVAGRATYRSDVGEVIEVSTGTVVMFPAGWTGECTVHESMRNVYMLA
- a CDS encoding cupin domain-containing protein — encoded protein: MSTPHWPKASAMELEDWGAGSNTLAGSPRASGKILFQHPDGSSECGLWSCTPGTRKVTFQADEFCHFLSGRGSYVHDNGEQIPVEAGTLVFFPAGWTGTSIITETLTKAFMCR
- a CDS encoding cupin domain-containing protein, producing MTTPIMQSPLAITDLVDWGVIPTMIEGQSHTSGKLLHKGSEGRSECGLWVCTPGKWHCHVTRDEFCHFLEGRCTYVHESGEVIEIEPDTAAFFPQDWKGVCTVHETIKKVYMIR
- a CDS encoding aldehyde dehydrogenase family protein, with translation MHFSPDRPTFFVNPDYRPMACANKLVVDPATLETVGAIASASDGEIDAVLTAAIKAQVAWKKLDAKSRAKQLHAVANAIEAADFTRCAELMVREMGKPYPEAIGEIANCAPIFRYYAEMARDDAGKVAGTTQAGSFQYARYEPYGVSVHIMPYNFPILLMCWTVAASLAAGNACIIKPAEATTLSTLDYMSVFRSLPEGLVSCLPGGAATAQALITSDRTHAVAFTGSVAAGKAVAVACAERMKPCVIEAGGSDPLIISQHAPLDVAAAGSVTAAFHLTGQVCTSAERFFVVDSVHDPFVELFAARTRALRIGNGMDKTEIGPLVSEAARAKVMRLVDDAVRDGAVTVTGGRIPPAHATGWFYEPTILTGVTPDMAIVREECFGPVAAICRVRDFDEAIRLANDSPFGLGASVFTTDLAEAHEAAERLEAGMVWVNNPLIDNDALPFGGWKASGLGRELGRQGLDAFRRSKMVIIDHRPAIQEWWYPYPDSWFRETGGRKHV
- the bla gene encoding class A beta-lactamase; amino-acid sequence: MTNRRNFIGGLAVVLAAPVSLGAIARAATSPTKFDGLTPKIRRIETESGGRLGVTCRISGTGEQFGYREKELFPMCSTFKMLAASLVLHRVDGGIEQLDRRVKVPRTAVVANSPVTKNHAGGEMTVAEICEAAVTVSDNGAGNLMLESFGGPAALTAYLRSLGDKVTRLDRIEPDLNESLPGDERDTTSPAAMAETVERLTLADSLSQKSRAQLVEWLVANKTGGERIRAGLPQGWKCGDKTGTGDRGSTNDAAVIWPASGNPIVMSVYLTGTKEVLAKRNAAIASVSRALVEAIKA
- a CDS encoding LysR family transcriptional regulator, producing MKRSHLPLNGLRAFEASARHLSFTGAGLELRVTQAAVSHQVKGLEEVLGVRLFRRLPHGLALSEEGEALLPVLSDAFNRISVTLDRFEGGRFNDIVTIGVVGTFASGWLIPRLPLFHKAYPDIELRISTNNNRVNLAADGLDFALRFGDGSWPGTENTPLLPGSFSPACAPDIAARLRDPSDLAGETLLCSYREDEWLRWFEAAGRHCPPIKGIVFDSSVTMANAAVQGAGVALLPVSMFSRELGSGQLVQPFDCTVDVGRYWLSARRRRQNSQAMIVFADWLKAETAARS
- the uxuA gene encoding mannonate dehydratase, yielding MEQCWRWYGPDDPVTLDHVKQAGATGVVSALHNIYDGSAWPLADILERKRVIEAAGLNWSVVESIPVHNSIKTGSAERERYVGWYKDTIRALAKAGIATICYNFMPVVDWTRTDLAYRLPTTGYALRFDAIDFAAYDLFVLKRRNAEADYSPARLKEAEARLKTLSDERIDKIERNLIAGLPATERKYDRDGMRAALADYEAIGPAELRANLAWFLKQIIPVAEDVGARMCIHPDDPPFSLYGLPRVVSTADDARFILETVDSPANGLTFCTGSYGVRADNDLVAMIRKFAPRIHFAHLRNVTREEDGSFFEAEHLEGSTDMAEVILALMKEETRRRAEGRADWRIPMRPDHGHLLADDIGKTRINPGYSLIGRLKGLAELRGIMRAVERFGLA